In Neodiprion pinetum isolate iyNeoPine1 chromosome 6, iyNeoPine1.2, whole genome shotgun sequence, one genomic interval encodes:
- the Coq2 gene encoding 4-hydroxybenzoate polyprenyltransferase, mitochondrial isoform X4 translates to MRLMRIDKPIGSWLLFWPCGWSIALSAPPGMIPDPQMLALFWLGAFIMRGAGCTINDMWDRDIDRKVARTKDRPLVSGEVTQLEALVFLSGQLGVGLLVLLQLNWYSILLGASSLGLVVIYPLMKRITHWPQLILGMTFNWGALLGWSAVQGTCDWSVCLPLYVAGVCWTILYDTIYAHQDKVDDILLGIKSTALKFGDNTKVWLSCFGTSMISSLLTSGIMVDQTWPYYVAVGVVGSHLANQIYTLNIDNPTDCANKFVSNQRVGFILFTGIVLGNLLRSKKKETEKCPDETQYVIKESI, encoded by the exons ATGAGGCTTATGAGAATAGACAAACCCATAG gATCTTGGTTGTTATTCTGGCCTTGTGGATGGAGCATAGCACTGAGTGCACCACCTGGTATGATTCCTGACCCACAAATGCTAGCATTATTTTGGCTTGGAGCATTTATCATGCGTGGCGCTGGCTGTACGATAAATGACATGTGGGACAGAGATATAGACAGAAAA GTAGCCAGAACGAAAGACAGGCCCTTAGTTAGCGGAGAAGTAACTCAGTTGGAAGCACTAGTTTTTCTCTCTGGTCAGCTCGGTGTGGGTCTTTTAGTTCTTTTGCAACTAAATTGGTATAGCATTCTCCTCGGTGCTAGTTCATTGG GTCTTGTTGTCATTTACCCATTGATGAAAAGAATTACTCATTGGCCTCAACTTATTTTGGGTATGACCTTTAACTGGGGAGCATTATTGGGATGGTCTGCTGTACAAGGTACCTGCGACTGGTCAGTTTGTCTACCTCTTTACGTAGCAGGTGTTTGTTGGACAATTTTGTATGACACAATTTATGCCCATCAG gaCAAAGTTGACGACATTTTGTTAGGAATAAAGTCAACAGCGTTGAAGTTTGGAGATAATACAAAAGTCTGGCTATCTTGCTTTGGAACTTCTATGATCAGCAGCTTACTCACATCTGGAATTATGGTGGATCAAACGTGGCCATATTATGTAGCTGTTGGAGTCGTCGGCAGCCACCTTGCCAATCAG ATATACACATTAAACATCGACAACCCTACAGACTGTGCAAACAAGTTTGTGTCCAACCAAAGGGTCGGATTTATACTATTCACTGGTATAGTATTAGGTAATTTattgagaagtaaaaaaaaagaaacagaaaagtGTCCAGATGAAACTCAGTATGTGATAAAAGAAAGTATATAA
- the Hand gene encoding heart- and neural crest derivatives-expressed protein 1: MLGGYEAQAEYYPQWHQPYNYMTQLPYGPVGIPDPVEVHSTYWAAADSGISGGSSGAGSPAASTPPLIEEIGVQEPSHYSPSSHSSHYSKSTTTTTTNHHHHNHHHHHHHQQYNAHQMTSGSGHQSYPGLMYQACQTESATRQSEFLGGSLQPSDHLQRVHDVREGMVVRPKRRNTANKKERRRTQSINNAFADLRDCIPNVPTDTKLSKIKTLRLAASYIGYLMAVLDSDEGEEPQSFKAEILSSSRRNKSQQNAIETSGQSTSLVQEEGPKGKGRTGWPQHMWALELKQEPQA; this comes from the exons ATGTTGGGAGGCTACGAGGCTCAGGCAGAATATTACCCTCAATGGCATCAGCCGTACAACTACATGACCCAGCTGCCCTACG GACCCGTCGGAATTCCGGACCCGGTCGAGGTTCATTCGACGTATTGGGCGGCGGCTGATTCCGGAATATCCGGGGGCAGTTCGGGGGCCGGAAGTCCGGCGGCCTCGACGCCGCCGTTGATCGAAGAGATCGGAGTCCAGGAACCGTCGCACTATTCCCCTTCGTCGCATTCCTCGCACTACTCGAAatcaacgacgacgacgacgacgaaccaccaccatcacaatcaccatcatcatcatcatcaccaacAGTACAACGCCCATCAGATGACGAGTGGCTCGGGGCACCAATCTTATCCCGGTTTGATGTACCAGGCTTGTCAGACCGAGTCTGCGACTAGGCAGAGCGAATTTCTTGGGGGCTCGTTGCAgccctccgaccaccttcaacgcGTCCACGACGTCAGGGAAGGGATGGTCGTAAGGCCGAAACGGAGGAACACCGCGAATAAAAAGGAGAGAAGACGCACCCAGAGCATCAACAACGCCTTCGCCGATCTCAGGGACTGCATACCGAACGTACCGACCGACACGAAACTTTCCAAGATAAAAACACTCAGGCTCGCGGCTTCCTACATCGGGTACTTAATGGCGGTTCTCGACAGCGACGAGGGAGAGGAACCGCAGAGTTTTAAGGCAGAAATTTTGTCCAGTAGCAGGCGTAACAAGTCTCAACAAAACGCG ATCGAGACTTCCGGTCAGAGCACTTCCTTAGTGCAAGAAGAAGGCCCCAAGGGTAAGGGTAGAACTGGATGGCCGCAGCATATGTGGGCCTTGGAACTGAAGCAGGAACCTCAGGCCTGA
- the Coq2 gene encoding 4-hydroxybenzoate polyprenyltransferase, mitochondrial isoform X2: MLVPGRCRVVPSLTRLLRCSVRSSHKNWFKLQAVSYCPCQQIHTSYFLNIEKEYKKFDNDISQAKRRVSLAATLVNKSPISIQPYMRLMRIDKPIGSWLLFWPCGWSIALSAPPGMIPDPQMLALFWLGAFIMRGAGCTINDMWDRDIDRKVARTKDRPLVSGEVTQLEALVFLSGQLGVGLLVLLQLNWYSILLGASSLGLVVIYPLMKRITHWPQLILGMTFNWGALLGWSAVQGTCDWSVCLPLYVAGVCWTILYDTIYAHQDKVDDILLGIKSTALKFGDNTKVWLSCFGTSMISSLLTSGIMVDQTWPYYVAVGVVGSHLANQIYTLNIDNPTDCANKFVSNQRVGFILFTGIVLGNLLRSKKKETEKCPDETQYVIKESI, translated from the exons ATGTTAGTACCTGGAAGGTGTCGTGTTGTACCTAGTCTAACTCGCCTTTTGAGATGCTCTGTTCGATCTAGTCACAAAAATTGGTTCAAATTACAGGCCGTTAGTTACTGCCCCTGCCAACAGATACACACGTCATACTTTTTGAACATTGAAaaagagtataaaaaatt TGATAATGATATCTCACAAGCGAAAAGAAGAGTGAGCTTAGCCGCTACGCTGGTaaataaatctccaatttCGATACAGCCTTATATGAGGCTTATGAGAATAGACAAACCCATAG gATCTTGGTTGTTATTCTGGCCTTGTGGATGGAGCATAGCACTGAGTGCACCACCTGGTATGATTCCTGACCCACAAATGCTAGCATTATTTTGGCTTGGAGCATTTATCATGCGTGGCGCTGGCTGTACGATAAATGACATGTGGGACAGAGATATAGACAGAAAA GTAGCCAGAACGAAAGACAGGCCCTTAGTTAGCGGAGAAGTAACTCAGTTGGAAGCACTAGTTTTTCTCTCTGGTCAGCTCGGTGTGGGTCTTTTAGTTCTTTTGCAACTAAATTGGTATAGCATTCTCCTCGGTGCTAGTTCATTGG GTCTTGTTGTCATTTACCCATTGATGAAAAGAATTACTCATTGGCCTCAACTTATTTTGGGTATGACCTTTAACTGGGGAGCATTATTGGGATGGTCTGCTGTACAAGGTACCTGCGACTGGTCAGTTTGTCTACCTCTTTACGTAGCAGGTGTTTGTTGGACAATTTTGTATGACACAATTTATGCCCATCAG gaCAAAGTTGACGACATTTTGTTAGGAATAAAGTCAACAGCGTTGAAGTTTGGAGATAATACAAAAGTCTGGCTATCTTGCTTTGGAACTTCTATGATCAGCAGCTTACTCACATCTGGAATTATGGTGGATCAAACGTGGCCATATTATGTAGCTGTTGGAGTCGTCGGCAGCCACCTTGCCAATCAG ATATACACATTAAACATCGACAACCCTACAGACTGTGCAAACAAGTTTGTGTCCAACCAAAGGGTCGGATTTATACTATTCACTGGTATAGTATTAGGTAATTTattgagaagtaaaaaaaaagaaacagaaaagtGTCCAGATGAAACTCAGTATGTGATAAAAGAAAGTATATAA
- the LOC124221000 gene encoding nose resistant to fluoxetine protein 6 isoform X2 has translation MTDWIGGTTSKYEWTLCVPSSCTYAEIREKIDTSLDPLRVEGRVDLEVSMTENSCHTAETAIRKLDTADWIYVTLLILFAVIAISSTAFDLITRNKYEGNRKDVKQVVLTSFSFYTNGKTLLNTKRNGDSIGCLDGLRFISICWIIYGHTHYYTIVGVQLDVSNVHIMHENWSTLLVLNGNIVTDTFFLLSGLLLAYTKYSQKQRNRGSSLNLFELYLRRYVRLTPVYAMVIGFYSTIYNKFGSGPEWDVVITAAKESCQANWWANLLYVNNMVTVEDICITQSWYLAVDMQLLWLSPIFLYPMLKFSRGTIFWAVLGIGLTVAIVVPFSITYAMELTGTMLYYKDQTDVVNVFLEVYTKTYARAGSYLIGIGIGYFLAKSKSLSIQIPKAYAIIGWIVTAVLLGTTVFGPRGMYYSDHVYNRLEASFYAGFHRPAFALAISWIIFACVNGKAGPINGLLAWTGWLPLSRLTYSAYLSHFIVLLYNSGIARAPGNVTPYTVVHDFLGNLVLVLGLSTVISLVFEMPFMTLDRVLWKIKGRQADTRANLPDPAKLENTEEIYKSIKGSLSSVSQIYTDVAGIAKSVGGSYVTNFDPSNGYYVDQVDRSSKPENVYTYIVGSQIGTPRSERRYDVPTNRATNSAEGRFDSSDDIVNFTESIGTQQTTGVDNRAYQV, from the exons ATGACAGACTGGATCGGAGGCACTACAAGTAAATATGAATGGACTTTGTGCGTTCCGTCGAGTTGCACATACGCAGAGATTCGAGAGAAGATCGACACGTCTCTCGATCCTCTGAGGGTGGAGGGTAGAGTTGACCTGGAGGTCAGTATGACAGAGAATTCCTGCCACACCGCTGAAACCGCCATAAGAAAATTGGATACAGCTGATTGGATTTACGT TACTCTCCTGATATTATTCGCAGTGATTGCAATATCCAGCACAGCCTTTGATTTGATTACGAGAAACAAGTACGAGGGGAACCGGAAAG ATGTGAAACAGGTCGTTCTCACTTCCTTCTCGTTTTACACAAATGGCAAGACTTTGCTGAACACCAAAAGAAACGGTGATTCAATTGGGTGCTTGGACGGATTGAGATTCATCAGTATATGCTGGATCATTTACGGTCACACGCATTACTACACGATCGTCGGTGTCCAATTGGATGTCAGCAACGTACATATC ATGCATGAGAATTGGAGTACGCTCTTGGTGCTGAACGGCAACATCGTAACTGACACGTTTTTCCTCTTAAGCGGTCTGCTTCTAGCATACACAAAATATTCTCAGAAGCAAAGAAACCGAGGTTCCTCCTTAAATCTGTTCGAGCTGTACCTTCGTCGCTACGTGAG GTTAACACCCGTTTACGCAATGGTGATTGGTTTCTACTCAACGATCTACAACAAGTTTGGTTCCGGACCGGAATGGGACGTTGTGATCACCGCGGCCAAAGAATCTTGCCAGGCAAATTGGTGGGCCAACTTGCTCTACGTCAACAACATGGTCACCGTCGAAGACATA TGTATAACGCAGTCATGGTATCTGGCGGTCGACATGCAGCTACTTTGGCTTTCACCGATATTCCTTTACCCGATGCTCAAGTTCAGTCGGGGCACCATCTTCTGGGCTGTTCTTGGGATCGGTTTGACCGTAGCGATTGTCGTTCCTTTTAGCATAACTTACGCGATGGAACTCACGGGGACAATGCTGTACTACAAAGA CCAAACTGACGTGGTCAATGTCTTTTTGGAAGTCTATACGAAAACGTACGCCAGGGCCGGATCTTACTTGATTGGAATAGGGATTGGATACTTTCTCGCAAAATCAAAATCTCTATCCATCCAAATACCGAAG GCATACGCGATAATCGGATGGATCGTTACAGCGGTACTATTAGGGACAACGGTATTCGGACCACGAGGAATGTACTACTCCGATCACGTTTACAACAGACTGGAGGCGAGTTTTTACGCGGGATTTCACAGGCCAGCTTTCGCACTGGCAATTTCCTGGATAATATTCGCGTGCGTAAACGGAAAAGCAG GTCCGATTAACGGGCTTCTGGCTTGGACTGGATGGCTGCCGTTGAGCAGATTGACGTACAGCGCTTATCTGTCTCACTTCATAGTGCTACTGTACAATTCCGGAATCGCCCGAGCACCCGGAAACGTGACGCCCTACACTGTG GTTCACGACTTCTTGGGCAACCTGGTCCTCGTCCTGGGATTGTCGACGGTGATAAGCCTGGTCTTCGAGATGCCGTTTATGACGCTGGACCGAGTTCTGTGGAAGATCAAGGGTCGGCAGGCGGACACGAGGGCGAATTTGCCGGATCCTGCCAAGCTGGAAAACACCGAAGAAATTTACAAATCGATCAAAGGCTCGCTGTCGTCGGTGTCGCAGATATACACGGACGTTGCTGGCATAGCGAAATCCGTGGGTGGATCCTACGTGACGAACTTTGACCCGAGCAACGGCTACTACGTTGACCAGGTGGACAGATCGTCTAAACCCGAGAACGTTTACACCTACATAGTCGGATCGCAAATCGGTACTCCACGATCCGAAAGAAGGTACGACGTGCCAACGAACCGGGCGACCAACTCCGCGGAAGGTCGCTTCGATTCCTCGGACGATATCGTCAATTTCACCGAAAGCATAGGCACCCAGCAGACGACGGGAGTTGACAACAGGGCGTATCAGGTTTGA
- the Coq2 gene encoding 4-hydroxybenzoate polyprenyltransferase, mitochondrial isoform X1 — protein sequence MLVPGRCRVVPSLTRLLRCSVRSSHKNWFKLQAVSYCPCQQIHTSYFLNIEKEYKKLYKQNVNQLRVTPVQNITNCLPPSDNDISQAKRRVSLAATLVNKSPISIQPYMRLMRIDKPIGSWLLFWPCGWSIALSAPPGMIPDPQMLALFWLGAFIMRGAGCTINDMWDRDIDRKVARTKDRPLVSGEVTQLEALVFLSGQLGVGLLVLLQLNWYSILLGASSLGLVVIYPLMKRITHWPQLILGMTFNWGALLGWSAVQGTCDWSVCLPLYVAGVCWTILYDTIYAHQDKVDDILLGIKSTALKFGDNTKVWLSCFGTSMISSLLTSGIMVDQTWPYYVAVGVVGSHLANQIYTLNIDNPTDCANKFVSNQRVGFILFTGIVLGNLLRSKKKETEKCPDETQYVIKESI from the exons ATGTTAGTACCTGGAAGGTGTCGTGTTGTACCTAGTCTAACTCGCCTTTTGAGATGCTCTGTTCGATCTAGTCACAAAAATTGGTTCAAATTACAGGCCGTTAGTTACTGCCCCTGCCAACAGATACACACGTCATACTTTTTGAACATTGAAaaagagtataaaaaattgtacaaacaAAATGTCAATCAGTTAAGAGTAACACCTGTACAAAATATAACTAACTGTTTACCTCCTAGTGATAATGATATCTCACAAGCGAAAAGAAGAGTGAGCTTAGCCGCTACGCTGGTaaataaatctccaatttCGATACAGCCTTATATGAGGCTTATGAGAATAGACAAACCCATAG gATCTTGGTTGTTATTCTGGCCTTGTGGATGGAGCATAGCACTGAGTGCACCACCTGGTATGATTCCTGACCCACAAATGCTAGCATTATTTTGGCTTGGAGCATTTATCATGCGTGGCGCTGGCTGTACGATAAATGACATGTGGGACAGAGATATAGACAGAAAA GTAGCCAGAACGAAAGACAGGCCCTTAGTTAGCGGAGAAGTAACTCAGTTGGAAGCACTAGTTTTTCTCTCTGGTCAGCTCGGTGTGGGTCTTTTAGTTCTTTTGCAACTAAATTGGTATAGCATTCTCCTCGGTGCTAGTTCATTGG GTCTTGTTGTCATTTACCCATTGATGAAAAGAATTACTCATTGGCCTCAACTTATTTTGGGTATGACCTTTAACTGGGGAGCATTATTGGGATGGTCTGCTGTACAAGGTACCTGCGACTGGTCAGTTTGTCTACCTCTTTACGTAGCAGGTGTTTGTTGGACAATTTTGTATGACACAATTTATGCCCATCAG gaCAAAGTTGACGACATTTTGTTAGGAATAAAGTCAACAGCGTTGAAGTTTGGAGATAATACAAAAGTCTGGCTATCTTGCTTTGGAACTTCTATGATCAGCAGCTTACTCACATCTGGAATTATGGTGGATCAAACGTGGCCATATTATGTAGCTGTTGGAGTCGTCGGCAGCCACCTTGCCAATCAG ATATACACATTAAACATCGACAACCCTACAGACTGTGCAAACAAGTTTGTGTCCAACCAAAGGGTCGGATTTATACTATTCACTGGTATAGTATTAGGTAATTTattgagaagtaaaaaaaaagaaacagaaaagtGTCCAGATGAAACTCAGTATGTGATAAAAGAAAGTATATAA
- the Coq2 gene encoding 4-hydroxybenzoate polyprenyltransferase, mitochondrial isoform X3, protein MLVPGRCRVVPSLTRLLRCSVRSSHKNWFKLQAVSYCPCQQIHTSYFLNIEKDDNDISQAKRRVSLAATLVNKSPISIQPYMRLMRIDKPIGSWLLFWPCGWSIALSAPPGMIPDPQMLALFWLGAFIMRGAGCTINDMWDRDIDRKVARTKDRPLVSGEVTQLEALVFLSGQLGVGLLVLLQLNWYSILLGASSLGLVVIYPLMKRITHWPQLILGMTFNWGALLGWSAVQGTCDWSVCLPLYVAGVCWTILYDTIYAHQDKVDDILLGIKSTALKFGDNTKVWLSCFGTSMISSLLTSGIMVDQTWPYYVAVGVVGSHLANQIYTLNIDNPTDCANKFVSNQRVGFILFTGIVLGNLLRSKKKETEKCPDETQYVIKESI, encoded by the exons ATGTTAGTACCTGGAAGGTGTCGTGTTGTACCTAGTCTAACTCGCCTTTTGAGATGCTCTGTTCGATCTAGTCACAAAAATTGGTTCAAATTACAGGCCGTTAGTTACTGCCCCTGCCAACAGATACACACGTCATACTTTTTGAACATTGAAaaaga TGATAATGATATCTCACAAGCGAAAAGAAGAGTGAGCTTAGCCGCTACGCTGGTaaataaatctccaatttCGATACAGCCTTATATGAGGCTTATGAGAATAGACAAACCCATAG gATCTTGGTTGTTATTCTGGCCTTGTGGATGGAGCATAGCACTGAGTGCACCACCTGGTATGATTCCTGACCCACAAATGCTAGCATTATTTTGGCTTGGAGCATTTATCATGCGTGGCGCTGGCTGTACGATAAATGACATGTGGGACAGAGATATAGACAGAAAA GTAGCCAGAACGAAAGACAGGCCCTTAGTTAGCGGAGAAGTAACTCAGTTGGAAGCACTAGTTTTTCTCTCTGGTCAGCTCGGTGTGGGTCTTTTAGTTCTTTTGCAACTAAATTGGTATAGCATTCTCCTCGGTGCTAGTTCATTGG GTCTTGTTGTCATTTACCCATTGATGAAAAGAATTACTCATTGGCCTCAACTTATTTTGGGTATGACCTTTAACTGGGGAGCATTATTGGGATGGTCTGCTGTACAAGGTACCTGCGACTGGTCAGTTTGTCTACCTCTTTACGTAGCAGGTGTTTGTTGGACAATTTTGTATGACACAATTTATGCCCATCAG gaCAAAGTTGACGACATTTTGTTAGGAATAAAGTCAACAGCGTTGAAGTTTGGAGATAATACAAAAGTCTGGCTATCTTGCTTTGGAACTTCTATGATCAGCAGCTTACTCACATCTGGAATTATGGTGGATCAAACGTGGCCATATTATGTAGCTGTTGGAGTCGTCGGCAGCCACCTTGCCAATCAG ATATACACATTAAACATCGACAACCCTACAGACTGTGCAAACAAGTTTGTGTCCAACCAAAGGGTCGGATTTATACTATTCACTGGTATAGTATTAGGTAATTTattgagaagtaaaaaaaaagaaacagaaaagtGTCCAGATGAAACTCAGTATGTGATAAAAGAAAGTATATAA
- the Dak1 gene encoding UMP-CMP kinase, producing MSSMYLRLFIRRAVNTRLYLDRVEDRCDMERSGPPIPVVLFDRLGSSTSCGVHSGNCAYQISLIIKFSMLCHPGLLISLRKFVMSAVSKPEVIFVLGGPGAGKGTQCTNIVNKYGYVHLSAGELLREEQLKPGSKYGELIQGHMVNGTIVPVQITCSLLAQAMEKSGSNRFLIDGFPRNTNNLDGWNEAMSDKVNFLGVLFFDCSEQVCINRCLLRGASGSGRSDDNEETLKKRFQTYQNSTIPIIKHYEAQGLAYKIDANKAADQVFEDVQKVLARLQH from the coding sequence ATGTCAAGCATGTATTTAAGGTTATTCATACGAAGAGCGGTAAATACGCGATTGTATCTCGACAGAGTGGAGGACAGATGCGATATGGAACGAAGCGGCCCGCCAATACCTGTCGTATTATTCGATAGATTAGGCTCGTCGACATCATGTGGTGTTCATTCCGGAAATTGTGCATACCAGATATCGTTGATAATTAAGTTTTCCATGCTCTGTCATCCGGGGCTACTTATCAGTTTACGTAAGTTTGTCATGTCGGCCGTATCGAAGCCCGAAGTTATCTTCGTCCTGGGTGGTCCAGGAGCAGGAAAAGGCACCCAGTGTACGAACATAGTAAACAAATACGGTTATGTTCATCTTTCGGCCGGCGAGCTCCTCCGCGAAGAACAGCTCAAACCAGGATCTAAATACGGCGAGTTGATCCAAGGCCACATGGTAAATGGAACGATAGTGCCCGTCCAGATAACCTGCAGCCTGCTGGCTCAGGCGATGGAAAAATCAGGCTCAAACCGTTTCCTGATCGATGGATTTCCTCGCAACACCAACAATCTTGATGGGTGGAACGAGGCCATGTCTGACAAGGTCAACTTCCTTGGCGTACTGTTCTTCGATTGTTCGGAGCAGGTTTGCATCAACCGCTGCTTGTTGAGAGGGGCATCCGGCAGCGGTCGCAGCGACGACAACGAAGAAACGCTGAAAAAACGGTTTCAGACTTACCAGAACTCGACTATTCCCATAATTAAGCACTACGAAGCCCAAGGACTCGCCTATAAGATAGATGCCAACAAAGCTGCGGATCAGGTATTCGAGGATGTTCAAAAAGTCTTGGCAAGGCTTCAACATTAA
- the LOC124221000 gene encoding nose resistant to fluoxetine protein 6 isoform X1 — MTRKLIRGANSRLSHVKSTTILAAYVTIFTYLTKSCAGNGIRPEVTLLDVVAQPLVPTDAASAECLRDSAVYITSLGNYTPWALQMYDASVKIPSGLITGNVKQLGNYDECLRVKNANGFVGQACTAVVSFEIFRGANSSNETDLGDLLINVARASGMTDWIGGTTSKYEWTLCVPSSCTYAEIREKIDTSLDPLRVEGRVDLEVSMTENSCHTAETAIRKLDTADWIYVTLLILFAVIAISSTAFDLITRNKYEGNRKDVKQVVLTSFSFYTNGKTLLNTKRNGDSIGCLDGLRFISICWIIYGHTHYYTIVGVQLDVSNVHIMHENWSTLLVLNGNIVTDTFFLLSGLLLAYTKYSQKQRNRGSSLNLFELYLRRYVRLTPVYAMVIGFYSTIYNKFGSGPEWDVVITAAKESCQANWWANLLYVNNMVTVEDICITQSWYLAVDMQLLWLSPIFLYPMLKFSRGTIFWAVLGIGLTVAIVVPFSITYAMELTGTMLYYKDQTDVVNVFLEVYTKTYARAGSYLIGIGIGYFLAKSKSLSIQIPKAYAIIGWIVTAVLLGTTVFGPRGMYYSDHVYNRLEASFYAGFHRPAFALAISWIIFACVNGKAGPINGLLAWTGWLPLSRLTYSAYLSHFIVLLYNSGIARAPGNVTPYTVVHDFLGNLVLVLGLSTVISLVFEMPFMTLDRVLWKIKGRQADTRANLPDPAKLENTEEIYKSIKGSLSSVSQIYTDVAGIAKSVGGSYVTNFDPSNGYYVDQVDRSSKPENVYTYIVGSQIGTPRSERRYDVPTNRATNSAEGRFDSSDDIVNFTESIGTQQTTGVDNRAYQV; from the exons ATGACCCGAAAATTGATACGCGGCGCGAACAGCCGTTTGAGCCACGTTAAATCGACGACGATACTCGCCGCATACGTGACGATTTTTACTTACCTGACAAAGTCTTGTGCAGGAAACGGAATTCGTCCGGAAGTGACGCTGCTCGATGTCGTGGCGCAACCTCTTGTTCCGACCGATGCAGCATCGGCCGAATGTCTCAGGGACAGTGCCGTTTACATTACATCATTGGGAAATTACACACCGTGGGCTTTGCAGA TGTACGACGCCTCGGTGAAGATACCATCGGGATTGATTACCGGGAATGTGAAGCAATTAGGTAACTACGATGAGTGTCTTCGGGTCAAAAATGCCAATGGATTCGTCGGCCAGGCTTGCACAGCTGTGGTTAGTTTTGAGATTTTTCGCGGAGCCAATTCTTCGAACGAAACTGACTTGGGGGACCTTCTCATCAACGTCGCACGGGCATCT GGGATGACAGACTGGATCGGAGGCACTACAAGTAAATATGAATGGACTTTGTGCGTTCCGTCGAGTTGCACATACGCAGAGATTCGAGAGAAGATCGACACGTCTCTCGATCCTCTGAGGGTGGAGGGTAGAGTTGACCTGGAGGTCAGTATGACAGAGAATTCCTGCCACACCGCTGAAACCGCCATAAGAAAATTGGATACAGCTGATTGGATTTACGT TACTCTCCTGATATTATTCGCAGTGATTGCAATATCCAGCACAGCCTTTGATTTGATTACGAGAAACAAGTACGAGGGGAACCGGAAAG ATGTGAAACAGGTCGTTCTCACTTCCTTCTCGTTTTACACAAATGGCAAGACTTTGCTGAACACCAAAAGAAACGGTGATTCAATTGGGTGCTTGGACGGATTGAGATTCATCAGTATATGCTGGATCATTTACGGTCACACGCATTACTACACGATCGTCGGTGTCCAATTGGATGTCAGCAACGTACATATC ATGCATGAGAATTGGAGTACGCTCTTGGTGCTGAACGGCAACATCGTAACTGACACGTTTTTCCTCTTAAGCGGTCTGCTTCTAGCATACACAAAATATTCTCAGAAGCAAAGAAACCGAGGTTCCTCCTTAAATCTGTTCGAGCTGTACCTTCGTCGCTACGTGAG GTTAACACCCGTTTACGCAATGGTGATTGGTTTCTACTCAACGATCTACAACAAGTTTGGTTCCGGACCGGAATGGGACGTTGTGATCACCGCGGCCAAAGAATCTTGCCAGGCAAATTGGTGGGCCAACTTGCTCTACGTCAACAACATGGTCACCGTCGAAGACATA TGTATAACGCAGTCATGGTATCTGGCGGTCGACATGCAGCTACTTTGGCTTTCACCGATATTCCTTTACCCGATGCTCAAGTTCAGTCGGGGCACCATCTTCTGGGCTGTTCTTGGGATCGGTTTGACCGTAGCGATTGTCGTTCCTTTTAGCATAACTTACGCGATGGAACTCACGGGGACAATGCTGTACTACAAAGA CCAAACTGACGTGGTCAATGTCTTTTTGGAAGTCTATACGAAAACGTACGCCAGGGCCGGATCTTACTTGATTGGAATAGGGATTGGATACTTTCTCGCAAAATCAAAATCTCTATCCATCCAAATACCGAAG GCATACGCGATAATCGGATGGATCGTTACAGCGGTACTATTAGGGACAACGGTATTCGGACCACGAGGAATGTACTACTCCGATCACGTTTACAACAGACTGGAGGCGAGTTTTTACGCGGGATTTCACAGGCCAGCTTTCGCACTGGCAATTTCCTGGATAATATTCGCGTGCGTAAACGGAAAAGCAG GTCCGATTAACGGGCTTCTGGCTTGGACTGGATGGCTGCCGTTGAGCAGATTGACGTACAGCGCTTATCTGTCTCACTTCATAGTGCTACTGTACAATTCCGGAATCGCCCGAGCACCCGGAAACGTGACGCCCTACACTGTG GTTCACGACTTCTTGGGCAACCTGGTCCTCGTCCTGGGATTGTCGACGGTGATAAGCCTGGTCTTCGAGATGCCGTTTATGACGCTGGACCGAGTTCTGTGGAAGATCAAGGGTCGGCAGGCGGACACGAGGGCGAATTTGCCGGATCCTGCCAAGCTGGAAAACACCGAAGAAATTTACAAATCGATCAAAGGCTCGCTGTCGTCGGTGTCGCAGATATACACGGACGTTGCTGGCATAGCGAAATCCGTGGGTGGATCCTACGTGACGAACTTTGACCCGAGCAACGGCTACTACGTTGACCAGGTGGACAGATCGTCTAAACCCGAGAACGTTTACACCTACATAGTCGGATCGCAAATCGGTACTCCACGATCCGAAAGAAGGTACGACGTGCCAACGAACCGGGCGACCAACTCCGCGGAAGGTCGCTTCGATTCCTCGGACGATATCGTCAATTTCACCGAAAGCATAGGCACCCAGCAGACGACGGGAGTTGACAACAGGGCGTATCAGGTTTGA